Proteins from one Cryptomeria japonica chromosome 4, Sugi_1.0, whole genome shotgun sequence genomic window:
- the LOC131053566 gene encoding subtilisin-like serine-protease S isoform X1, with translation MVSRSPYRSALYERRERAFWHKRRECSPVTVLSTGQTFWTVMGKTKAAAIVAWVLCIFLFSWIPTSWTSEVYIVYMGSKVHEDPDITSAYNHQLLASAYDGSMEKAKSSMVYSYKHGFRGFAAHLSKAQAVDLAKMPGVVSAFPNKKRKLHTTHSWEFLGMPNDNSLEDPNDSTRPQEDVIIGIIDTGVWPESPSFSDDLMSPVPSRWKGECQSGELFPSSTCNRKLIGARYYSNGLEAEKGGTLHTASLKDFIEYRSARDTMGHGSHTASTAAGRYVSNMNYNGLAAGGARGGAPLARIAVYKTCWQSGCYDSDILAAFDDAIKDGVDILSLSLGPDVPENDYMSDAIAVGSFHATQNGITVVCSVGNDGTPASATNLAPWVITVAASTTDRNFISTIILSGSNVIYSGESLNSAQINNSARLLYAADAPAKYFTPFQSSFCLNSSLNKSKVAGKILVCLHPEGSSETRISKSQTVQASGGVGMILIDEIGENLAIPFVIPSAIVGDKIGAAILNYINSTRFPQAYISPAQTIMGYRPAPQVAAFSSKGPNTLTPDILKPDITAPGLNILAAWTQVNKDIDFNIVSGTSMACPHVTGMAALIKAAQPSWTPSAIKSALMTTATVLDKENNIITAASEGKTANPFDFGAGIISPMEVTNPGLVYDAGPIDYKNFLCAIGYDDASLRLVTGDQSVCTRFPPSASNLNYPSITISKFNGSSSVVRTVTNVGSPRSIYRARVSPPRGIIVKVVPNVLVFNSYGQNKTFTVYLKGKVTAQTYFKGTTQTKGYAFGSLFWVNGKQIVRSPLVVGSFSY, from the exons ATGGTATCACGTTCTCCTTACAGGAGTGCTTTGTACGAAAGAAGAGAGAGAGCATTTTGGCACAAAAGGCGAGAGTGCTCACCTGTGACAGTGCTAAGCACGGGACAAACATTTTGG ACAGTAATGGGGAAAACAAAAGCAGCAGCCATCGTAGCTTGGGTTCTGTGTATATTTCTCTTCTCTTGGATACCGACTTCCTGGACTTCAGAG GTTTATATTGTTTATATGGGTAGTAAAGTGCATGAGGATCCAGACATAACCTCAGCCTACAATCATCAGCTTCTTGCTAGTGCTTATGATGGAAG CATGGAGAAAGCCAAATCCTCAATGGTTTACAGCTACAAACATGGATTTAGAGGCTTTGCAGCTCACCTGTCGAAGGCCCAGGCAGTGGATTTGGCCA AGATGCCTGGAGTTGTTTCTGCATTTCCCAACAAGAAAAGAAAGCTCCATACAACACACTCATGGGAATTTCTGGGCATGCCAAATGATAATTCATTGGAAGACCCAAATGACTCTACTAGACCTCAAGAGGATGTCATCATCGGCATCATTGATACAG GTGTATGGCCCGAGTCTCCAAGCTTTAGTGATGATTTGATGAGTCCTGTCCCTTCTCGTTGGAAGGGAGAATGCCAAAGTGGGGAACTATTTCCTTCATCGACATGTAACAG GAAACTGATTGGTGCCAGGTATTATTCGAATGGATTGGAGGCTGAGAAAGGAGGAACATTGCACACGGCAAGTTTAAAGGATTTCATAGAGTACAGATCAGCAAGAGACACTATGGGACATGGAAGCCATACTGCTTCTACCGCAGCTGGAAGATATGTGAGTAATATGAACTATAATGGTTTAGCAGCAGGAGGTGCACGAGGCGGTGCACCTTTGGCTAGAATTGCAGTATACAAAACTTGCTGGCAGTCAGGATGTTATGATTCTGACATATTAGCTGCATTTGATGATGCAATCAAAGATGGAGTAGACATTTTATCTTTGTCATTGGGCCCTGATGTTCCTGAAAATGACTATATGAGCGATGCAATTGCAGTGGGATCATTTCATGCAACACAAAATGGAATTACAGTGGTTTGCTCAGTAGGGAATGATGGAACTCCTGCCTCTGCAACAAATCTTGCTCCATGGGTTATCACTGTGGCTGCAAGCACCACTGATAGGAACTTCATTTCTACAATCATATTAAGTGGGTCAAATGTTATATACAGT GGTGAAAGCCTTAATTCCGCACAGATTAATAATTCAGCAAGGCTTTTATATGCAGCAGATGCACCTGCAAAATACTTTACACCATTCCAATCAAG TTTCTGTCTGAACAGCTCCTTAAACAAGTCTAAAGTGGCAGGAAAGATACTAGTTTGCTTGCATCCTGAGGGTTCTTCAGAAACAAGGATATCAAAAAGTCAAACAGTACAAGCATCAGGAGGAGTGGGAATGATACTGATTGATGAAATTGGAGAGAACCTTGCTATTCCTTTTGTCATCCCTAGTGCAATTGTTGGCGACAAAATCGGTGCTGCTATTCTCAATTATATCAACTCTACCAG GTTTCCCCAGGCTTATATCTCCCCTGCACAGACCATCATGGGTTACAGACCAGCACCTCAAGTTGCAGCATTCTCCTCAAAAGGTCCAAATACTTTAACACCAGATATCTTGAAG CCTGATATTACAGCTCCAGGATTGAATATACTAGCTGCATGGACACAAGTAAATAAAGACATTGATTTCAATATTGTCTCTGGCACTTCCATGGCATGCCCCCATGTGACAGGAATGGCTGCCTTGATCAAAGCTGCACAGCCATCTTGGACACCTTCAGCTATAAAATCTGCTCTCATGACTACAG CTACTGTATTGGATAaagaaaacaacatcataacagCTGCTTCAGAAGGGAAGACTGCAAATCCATTCGATTTTGGGGCAGGAATTATAAGCCCTATGGAAGTAACAAATCCAGGGCTTGTGTATGATGCAGGACCTATAGACTATAAGAATTTTCTTTGTGCAATCGGATATGATGATGCTTCTCTTAGGTTAGTCACAGGAGATCAGAGTGTATGCACTAGGTTCCCACCATCTGCTTCCAATCTGAATTATCCTTCTATAACAATCTCTAAATTCAATGGTAGTAGCTCAGTTGTCAGAACAGTAACGAATGTAGGCAGCCCAAGAAGTATCTATAGGGCGAGAGTTTCTCCACCTAGAGGAATAATTGTGAAAGTTGTTCCAAATGTTCTTGTATTCAACTCCTATGGTCAGAACAAAACTTTCACAGTGTACTTGAAGGGTAAGGTTACTGCTCAAACATACTTTAAGGGCACTACCCAAACTAAGGGATATGCATTTGGATCCCTGTTTTGGGTGAATGGGAAACAAATAGTAAGAAGCCCTCTTGTAGTGGGTTCCTTCTCTTACTAG
- the LOC131053566 gene encoding subtilisin-like serine-protease S isoform X2 has product MGKTKAAAIVAWVLCIFLFSWIPTSWTSEVYIVYMGSKVHEDPDITSAYNHQLLASAYDGSMEKAKSSMVYSYKHGFRGFAAHLSKAQAVDLAKMPGVVSAFPNKKRKLHTTHSWEFLGMPNDNSLEDPNDSTRPQEDVIIGIIDTGVWPESPSFSDDLMSPVPSRWKGECQSGELFPSSTCNRKLIGARYYSNGLEAEKGGTLHTASLKDFIEYRSARDTMGHGSHTASTAAGRYVSNMNYNGLAAGGARGGAPLARIAVYKTCWQSGCYDSDILAAFDDAIKDGVDILSLSLGPDVPENDYMSDAIAVGSFHATQNGITVVCSVGNDGTPASATNLAPWVITVAASTTDRNFISTIILSGSNVIYSGESLNSAQINNSARLLYAADAPAKYFTPFQSSFCLNSSLNKSKVAGKILVCLHPEGSSETRISKSQTVQASGGVGMILIDEIGENLAIPFVIPSAIVGDKIGAAILNYINSTRFPQAYISPAQTIMGYRPAPQVAAFSSKGPNTLTPDILKPDITAPGLNILAAWTQVNKDIDFNIVSGTSMACPHVTGMAALIKAAQPSWTPSAIKSALMTTATVLDKENNIITAASEGKTANPFDFGAGIISPMEVTNPGLVYDAGPIDYKNFLCAIGYDDASLRLVTGDQSVCTRFPPSASNLNYPSITISKFNGSSSVVRTVTNVGSPRSIYRARVSPPRGIIVKVVPNVLVFNSYGQNKTFTVYLKGKVTAQTYFKGTTQTKGYAFGSLFWVNGKQIVRSPLVVGSFSY; this is encoded by the exons ATGGGGAAAACAAAAGCAGCAGCCATCGTAGCTTGGGTTCTGTGTATATTTCTCTTCTCTTGGATACCGACTTCCTGGACTTCAGAG GTTTATATTGTTTATATGGGTAGTAAAGTGCATGAGGATCCAGACATAACCTCAGCCTACAATCATCAGCTTCTTGCTAGTGCTTATGATGGAAG CATGGAGAAAGCCAAATCCTCAATGGTTTACAGCTACAAACATGGATTTAGAGGCTTTGCAGCTCACCTGTCGAAGGCCCAGGCAGTGGATTTGGCCA AGATGCCTGGAGTTGTTTCTGCATTTCCCAACAAGAAAAGAAAGCTCCATACAACACACTCATGGGAATTTCTGGGCATGCCAAATGATAATTCATTGGAAGACCCAAATGACTCTACTAGACCTCAAGAGGATGTCATCATCGGCATCATTGATACAG GTGTATGGCCCGAGTCTCCAAGCTTTAGTGATGATTTGATGAGTCCTGTCCCTTCTCGTTGGAAGGGAGAATGCCAAAGTGGGGAACTATTTCCTTCATCGACATGTAACAG GAAACTGATTGGTGCCAGGTATTATTCGAATGGATTGGAGGCTGAGAAAGGAGGAACATTGCACACGGCAAGTTTAAAGGATTTCATAGAGTACAGATCAGCAAGAGACACTATGGGACATGGAAGCCATACTGCTTCTACCGCAGCTGGAAGATATGTGAGTAATATGAACTATAATGGTTTAGCAGCAGGAGGTGCACGAGGCGGTGCACCTTTGGCTAGAATTGCAGTATACAAAACTTGCTGGCAGTCAGGATGTTATGATTCTGACATATTAGCTGCATTTGATGATGCAATCAAAGATGGAGTAGACATTTTATCTTTGTCATTGGGCCCTGATGTTCCTGAAAATGACTATATGAGCGATGCAATTGCAGTGGGATCATTTCATGCAACACAAAATGGAATTACAGTGGTTTGCTCAGTAGGGAATGATGGAACTCCTGCCTCTGCAACAAATCTTGCTCCATGGGTTATCACTGTGGCTGCAAGCACCACTGATAGGAACTTCATTTCTACAATCATATTAAGTGGGTCAAATGTTATATACAGT GGTGAAAGCCTTAATTCCGCACAGATTAATAATTCAGCAAGGCTTTTATATGCAGCAGATGCACCTGCAAAATACTTTACACCATTCCAATCAAG TTTCTGTCTGAACAGCTCCTTAAACAAGTCTAAAGTGGCAGGAAAGATACTAGTTTGCTTGCATCCTGAGGGTTCTTCAGAAACAAGGATATCAAAAAGTCAAACAGTACAAGCATCAGGAGGAGTGGGAATGATACTGATTGATGAAATTGGAGAGAACCTTGCTATTCCTTTTGTCATCCCTAGTGCAATTGTTGGCGACAAAATCGGTGCTGCTATTCTCAATTATATCAACTCTACCAG GTTTCCCCAGGCTTATATCTCCCCTGCACAGACCATCATGGGTTACAGACCAGCACCTCAAGTTGCAGCATTCTCCTCAAAAGGTCCAAATACTTTAACACCAGATATCTTGAAG CCTGATATTACAGCTCCAGGATTGAATATACTAGCTGCATGGACACAAGTAAATAAAGACATTGATTTCAATATTGTCTCTGGCACTTCCATGGCATGCCCCCATGTGACAGGAATGGCTGCCTTGATCAAAGCTGCACAGCCATCTTGGACACCTTCAGCTATAAAATCTGCTCTCATGACTACAG CTACTGTATTGGATAaagaaaacaacatcataacagCTGCTTCAGAAGGGAAGACTGCAAATCCATTCGATTTTGGGGCAGGAATTATAAGCCCTATGGAAGTAACAAATCCAGGGCTTGTGTATGATGCAGGACCTATAGACTATAAGAATTTTCTTTGTGCAATCGGATATGATGATGCTTCTCTTAGGTTAGTCACAGGAGATCAGAGTGTATGCACTAGGTTCCCACCATCTGCTTCCAATCTGAATTATCCTTCTATAACAATCTCTAAATTCAATGGTAGTAGCTCAGTTGTCAGAACAGTAACGAATGTAGGCAGCCCAAGAAGTATCTATAGGGCGAGAGTTTCTCCACCTAGAGGAATAATTGTGAAAGTTGTTCCAAATGTTCTTGTATTCAACTCCTATGGTCAGAACAAAACTTTCACAGTGTACTTGAAGGGTAAGGTTACTGCTCAAACATACTTTAAGGGCACTACCCAAACTAAGGGATATGCATTTGGATCCCTGTTTTGGGTGAATGGGAAACAAATAGTAAGAAGCCCTCTTGTAGTGGGTTCCTTCTCTTACTAG